The proteins below come from a single Oerskovia jenensis genomic window:
- a CDS encoding metallophosphoesterase — MHPALVGVGALAAAGAGALAYAHLETKLFTLREVTVPVLPRGAADVRVLHFSDLHLTPTQERKIEWIRSLAALRPDLVVDTGDNLAHRDSLEPLLYALEPLLSSAPGAFVMGSNDYFAPSPKNPARYLLPDARIARAALPPRLPADKLAAAFSAAGWIDLTNRRDAIDVAGVHIDLVGVDDPHLDRDVFPAAPERAAAGAETDASPSGLRMGVVHAPYTRVLDQMHDDGADVILAGHTHGGQLCVPFYGALVTNCDLDRGRAKGLHGWPGARPDTPGGEGSTWLNVSAGAGTSPYAPFRFACRPEATIVTLTAP, encoded by the coding sequence GTGCACCCCGCACTCGTCGGCGTCGGCGCCCTCGCCGCCGCCGGAGCGGGGGCGCTCGCCTACGCCCACCTCGAGACCAAGCTCTTCACGCTGCGTGAGGTCACCGTCCCGGTGCTCCCTCGCGGAGCGGCGGACGTGCGCGTCCTGCACTTCTCGGACCTGCATCTGACGCCCACGCAGGAGCGCAAGATCGAGTGGATCCGGTCCCTCGCCGCACTGCGCCCCGACCTCGTGGTCGACACGGGCGACAACCTGGCGCACCGGGACTCGCTGGAGCCGCTCCTGTACGCCCTCGAGCCGCTCCTGAGCAGCGCCCCCGGGGCGTTCGTCATGGGGTCCAACGACTACTTCGCCCCCTCGCCCAAGAACCCGGCCCGGTACCTGCTGCCCGACGCCCGGATCGCCCGCGCGGCCCTCCCGCCGAGGCTGCCGGCGGACAAGCTGGCTGCGGCGTTCAGCGCCGCGGGGTGGATCGACCTCACCAACCGACGAGACGCGATCGACGTCGCAGGAGTGCACATCGATCTCGTGGGCGTCGACGACCCGCACCTGGACCGGGACGTCTTCCCTGCCGCACCCGAGCGGGCGGCGGCGGGCGCCGAGACGGACGCCTCGCCGTCGGGCCTGCGGATGGGGGTGGTGCACGCGCCCTACACGCGTGTGCTCGACCAGATGCACGACGACGGCGCCGACGTGATCCTCGCCGGCCACACGCACGGCGGGCAGCTCTGCGTCCCGTTCTACGGGGCGCTCGTGACCAACTGCGACCTGGACCGCGGGCGGGCCAAGGGCCTGCACGGATGGCCGGGAGCGCGTCCGGACACCCCGGGCGGCGAGGGCTCGACGTGGCTCAACGTCTCGGCCGGGGCGGGCACCTCGCCCTACGCCCCGTTCCGGTTCGCGTGCCGCCCGGAGGCGACGATCGTGACCCTCACGGCACCGTGA
- a CDS encoding NAD(P)/FAD-dependent oxidoreductase gives MAEEPIVIVGGGLAAAKAAESLRTEGYDGELVVVSSEPHRPYERPPLSKDYLRGEAERDVLFPLPEEWYADHHVDLRTATRAAAIDVAGHALTLIDGSVLPYTRLLLATGSTPRSFAVPGADLQGVHYLRTIEHADLLAATLEASAREGAGRLAVVGDGWIGMEVAASARSLGLDVTVVGRGVHPLGRVLGPLLGEMYGKVHADHDVHLHRNAQVVGITGSEGRVTGLDVADGTHVAADVVVVGVGVTPNVGFAEAAGIDLRDARLGGGLAVDATLATSAPDVWAAGDIASVPSPRYGRPLRVEHWAVALETGPHAARAMLGSREPYDKLPYFFSDQYDVGMEYLGFVEDPARTEVVVSGSLESHELVAFWVSEDRVQAGMTVNTWEQMERVEEIVRSAGPVDRDALEAFRG, from the coding sequence ATGGCCGAGGAGCCGATCGTCATCGTCGGAGGAGGTCTCGCGGCCGCGAAGGCCGCCGAGTCCCTGCGGACCGAGGGGTACGACGGTGAGCTCGTGGTCGTCTCGAGCGAGCCGCACCGGCCTTACGAACGGCCACCGCTGTCCAAGGACTACCTGCGGGGCGAGGCCGAGCGCGACGTCCTGTTCCCCCTGCCCGAGGAGTGGTACGCCGATCATCACGTGGATCTGCGGACCGCGACGCGGGCCGCGGCGATCGACGTCGCCGGCCACGCCCTGACCCTGATCGACGGCAGCGTCCTGCCCTACACGCGGCTGCTCCTCGCGACCGGCTCGACGCCGCGCTCGTTCGCGGTGCCCGGCGCCGACCTCCAGGGCGTGCACTACCTGCGCACGATCGAGCACGCCGACCTGCTCGCCGCGACGCTCGAGGCCTCGGCCCGCGAGGGGGCGGGGCGGCTCGCGGTCGTGGGCGACGGCTGGATCGGGATGGAGGTCGCGGCGTCCGCACGGAGCCTCGGGCTGGACGTGACGGTCGTCGGGCGCGGCGTCCACCCCCTCGGGCGGGTGCTGGGCCCCCTGCTGGGCGAGATGTACGGCAAGGTCCACGCCGACCACGACGTGCACCTGCACCGCAACGCGCAGGTCGTGGGCATCACGGGCAGCGAGGGGCGGGTCACGGGTCTCGACGTCGCCGACGGGACGCACGTGGCCGCCGACGTCGTCGTGGTCGGTGTGGGCGTGACGCCCAACGTCGGCTTCGCGGAGGCCGCGGGGATCGACCTGCGCGACGCCCGCCTGGGCGGTGGGCTGGCCGTGGACGCGACGCTCGCGACCTCGGCACCCGATGTCTGGGCGGCAGGCGACATCGCGAGCGTTCCCTCGCCGCGCTACGGTCGCCCGCTGCGGGTCGAGCACTGGGCCGTGGCCCTGGAGACCGGGCCGCACGCGGCGCGCGCCATGCTGGGCTCGCGCGAGCCCTACGACAAGCTGCCCTACTTCTTCTCCGACCAGTACGACGTGGGCATGGAGTACCTGGGGTTCGTCGAGGACCCGGCACGGACCGAGGTCGTCGTGAGCGGGTCCCTCGAGAGCCACGAGCTCGTCGCGTTCTGGGTGTCGGAGGACCGGGTGCAGGCGGGCATGACGGTCAACACCTGGGAGCAGATGGAACGGGTCGAGGAGATCGTCCGGTCCGCCGGGCCGGTCGACCGGGACGCCCTGGAGGCGTTCCGGGGCTGA
- a CDS encoding GntR family transcriptional regulator produces the protein MVSAPTTSSPPRDEPLAAVRRQSGARAVYDLLRQRIIDGTLSADARLTEPVLSAQLGVSRTPVREALRLLQAEALVVEQPTGGVRVAPLAVTDLHRVYDVRARLEGLLARDACERARPADVARLSRLVDLMDAVRDHEDEVLRIGAQFHGEIEALADNRWCSELLRQIRGHVDRYRSLSARERVGTTDHVDEHREVASAIASGDPDAAERAMREHIERSGAMAAKALGEQERPPHG, from the coding sequence ATGGTCAGCGCCCCGACGACGTCGTCCCCGCCCCGCGACGAACCCCTTGCGGCCGTCCGCCGCCAGTCCGGGGCTCGCGCGGTCTACGACCTCCTGCGCCAGCGCATCATCGACGGCACCCTCTCGGCCGACGCCCGGCTCACCGAACCCGTCCTCTCGGCCCAGCTGGGCGTGAGCCGCACCCCCGTCCGCGAAGCCCTCAGACTCCTCCAGGCCGAGGCCCTCGTGGTCGAGCAGCCGACCGGGGGAGTGCGCGTCGCGCCCCTCGCGGTCACCGACCTGCACCGCGTGTACGACGTCCGGGCGCGCCTCGAAGGACTGCTCGCCCGGGACGCGTGCGAACGTGCACGGCCTGCCGACGTCGCTCGGCTCTCCCGCCTCGTCGACCTCATGGACGCCGTGCGCGACCACGAGGACGAGGTGCTGCGCATCGGCGCCCAGTTCCACGGCGAGATCGAGGCCCTCGCCGACAACCGGTGGTGCTCCGAGCTGCTGCGCCAGATCCGCGGTCACGTCGACCGCTACCGTTCGCTGTCCGCGCGCGAGCGCGTCGGGACGACCGACCACGTCGACGAGCACCGTGAGGTCGCGTCCGCCATCGCGAGCGGAGACCCGGACGCGGCCGAGCGCGCCATGCGCGAGCACATCGAACGCAGCGGCGCCATGGCCGCCAAGGCACTCGGCGAGCAGGAGCGCCCGCCGCACGGCTGA
- a CDS encoding Dyp-type peroxidase, whose translation MAETGSVRLELDDIQSGALHERPSPYVGAYLMLRIDDRADGRELVRRLTALVSSGTQSLDPAHDAWFTVAFTYHGLKALGVPQDSLDSFTPEFREGMAARAEHLGDVGESSPENWEKPLGTPDVHIAIAVLSPDVARLEAVTEKARLAHQELAGISVVWRQDCYQLPTGRTSFGFKDGIGQPSVEGSGRAPSNPLEPPLKAGEIILGYPDETGALPPMPSPDILGRNGTYVVFRKLHTKVAAYRQYLRARAANREEEALLGAKMVGRWQSGAPLAVTPDVDDSELGSDPQRNNAYLYGDDPRGFKCPVGAHARRANPRDALAGDGSTDVRLHRMIRRGTSYGPMLPDGELEDDGADRGIIFVFAGAHIKRQFEFVKTQWLNDGIFIGAPGEADPIVGSPHHTNTFTIPRRPIRRRLQELPPFVITRGGEYCFAPSLSAMRWLAELAPSVSTEESTP comes from the coding sequence ATGGCTGAGACGGGGAGCGTCAGGCTCGAGCTCGATGACATCCAGAGTGGCGCCCTGCACGAGCGCCCCTCCCCCTATGTCGGCGCCTACCTGATGCTGCGCATCGACGACCGCGCCGACGGCCGTGAGCTCGTCCGGCGGCTGACAGCCCTCGTGAGCTCGGGGACGCAGTCGCTCGATCCCGCCCACGACGCCTGGTTCACCGTCGCGTTCACCTACCACGGGCTGAAGGCGCTCGGAGTTCCTCAGGACTCCCTCGACAGCTTCACGCCGGAGTTCCGGGAAGGGATGGCCGCGCGGGCGGAGCACCTGGGAGACGTCGGCGAGAGCAGTCCTGAGAACTGGGAGAAGCCGCTCGGCACTCCCGACGTCCACATCGCCATCGCGGTCCTCTCCCCCGACGTCGCCCGTCTCGAGGCCGTCACCGAGAAGGCTCGCCTCGCCCACCAGGAGCTGGCGGGCATCTCGGTCGTCTGGCGACAGGACTGCTACCAGCTCCCGACCGGGCGCACCTCGTTCGGCTTCAAGGACGGCATCGGCCAGCCGTCCGTCGAGGGCAGCGGCAGGGCGCCGTCGAACCCGCTCGAACCGCCGCTCAAGGCCGGCGAGATCATCCTCGGCTACCCCGACGAGACCGGCGCGCTGCCGCCGATGCCGAGCCCCGACATCCTGGGCCGCAACGGCACCTACGTCGTCTTCCGGAAGCTGCACACCAAGGTGGCGGCCTACCGCCAGTACCTCCGCGCGCGAGCGGCGAACCGTGAAGAGGAGGCGCTGCTCGGCGCGAAGATGGTCGGACGCTGGCAGAGCGGAGCCCCGCTGGCCGTGACGCCCGACGTCGACGACTCCGAGCTCGGCAGCGATCCGCAGCGGAACAACGCCTACCTCTACGGCGACGACCCTCGTGGCTTCAAGTGCCCGGTCGGCGCCCACGCACGCCGCGCCAACCCCCGCGACGCGCTGGCCGGCGACGGCAGCACGGACGTGCGCCTGCACCGCATGATCCGGCGCGGTACGAGCTACGGCCCGATGCTCCCCGACGGCGAGCTCGAGGACGACGGAGCGGACCGCGGCATCATCTTCGTGTTCGCCGGCGCCCACATCAAGCGGCAGTTCGAGTTCGTCAAGACCCAGTGGCTCAACGACGGGATCTTCATCGGTGCCCCTGGCGAGGCGGACCCGATCGTCGGCTCCCCCCACCACACGAACACCTTCACGATCCCCCGGCGACCGATCCGACGCCGCCTGCAGGAGCTTCCGCCGTTCGTGATCACGCGTGGGGGCGAGTACTGCTTCGCCCCGAGCCTCTCGGCCATGCGTTGGCTGGCGGAGCTTGCGCCGTCC
- a CDS encoding DUF4331 family protein produces the protein MSDHISGPRALANSIADITDVFAFPSPDRPQHLVLVMNTLPFAKISDALSEGLIYRFRVRPLTAAAPGDHAPFSAGPEHGAEEFVFDCVFSPPTSADGQPFEQEGTCTTPSGETVSFRVNDEDGGSAHGVRVFAGARWDPFILDAPAALKTVAIGELAFADRGSIYMDGKNVLGLVVEIDPALLGGATLVGVVAETLTRGVFNVRIERVGRPEVKNLMLGPMQFDRINQDLEIRDLYNMEDAFHIQHGYEGAYRARLDANLAFWDSLDGKTDWPTVDGVHPLTELVLADYLVVDLSKPYQEKGSFLEIELASRRGRAHATCGGRTINDDVMDVFFTTLINAGNGPIIRDGVDGSSRPASQTFPYLSAPNPRPPEKPEHH, from the coding sequence GTGTCGGATCACATCTCCGGCCCGCGGGCGTTGGCCAACTCGATCGCCGACATCACCGACGTCTTCGCGTTCCCGAGCCCCGACCGGCCGCAGCACCTCGTTCTCGTGATGAACACCCTGCCGTTCGCCAAGATCTCCGACGCCCTCTCCGAAGGCCTGATCTACCGGTTCCGGGTGCGGCCCCTCACGGCAGCTGCGCCCGGCGACCACGCCCCGTTCTCCGCCGGCCCGGAGCACGGCGCCGAGGAGTTCGTGTTCGACTGCGTCTTCTCTCCGCCGACCAGCGCCGACGGCCAGCCGTTCGAGCAGGAGGGCACCTGCACCACCCCCTCCGGCGAGACCGTGTCGTTCCGCGTCAACGACGAGGACGGCGGTTCCGCGCACGGCGTGCGGGTCTTCGCCGGTGCGCGCTGGGACCCGTTCATCCTCGATGCCCCCGCGGCCCTGAAGACCGTCGCGATCGGCGAGCTCGCCTTCGCGGATCGCGGCTCGATCTACATGGACGGCAAGAACGTCCTGGGACTGGTCGTCGAGATCGACCCTGCGCTGCTGGGCGGCGCCACGTTGGTCGGCGTCGTCGCCGAGACACTGACGCGCGGCGTCTTCAACGTCCGGATCGAGCGCGTCGGGCGACCCGAGGTGAAGAACCTGATGCTCGGGCCGATGCAGTTCGATCGGATCAACCAGGACCTCGAGATCCGCGACCTCTACAACATGGAGGACGCGTTCCACATCCAGCACGGCTACGAGGGCGCCTACCGGGCGCGGCTCGACGCCAACCTCGCGTTCTGGGACAGCCTCGACGGCAAGACCGACTGGCCGACGGTCGACGGCGTCCATCCGCTGACCGAGCTCGTGCTTGCGGACTACCTGGTCGTCGATCTCTCCAAGCCCTACCAGGAGAAGGGTTCGTTCCTCGAGATCGAGCTCGCCTCCCGCAGGGGACGAGCCCACGCGACCTGCGGGGGGCGCACGATCAACGACGACGTGATGGACGTGTTCTTCACGACGCTGATCAACGCCGGCAACGGACCGATCATCCGCGACGGGGTGGACGGCTCGTCCCGGCCGGCCTCGCAGACCTTCCCGTACCTCTCGGCTCCCAACCCCCGTCCGCCAGAGAAGCCGGAGCACCACTGA
- a CDS encoding transglycosylase domain-containing protein has product MASPARPRRQVNAYQLIALLLAFVLVSGVGGVLGAGLLIPLAAGASQATDSSVQIFEELPDELEPGPLAEQSRVYANDGTTLLATFYQENRIVVPLGEVSDHMKNAVVATEDKRFYEHGGIDPEGTLRAAFNNASGGAKQGGSSLTQQYVKNVLIEQAVRAEDPIAVEAVKESSIERKAREAKLAISLEQRMTKDEILEGYLNIAQFGIRVYGVETAARHYFNTHAADLSVVQAATIAGVTNAPSAYDPVSNPVASEKRRNLVLGRMLEQGYITQQEHDEAVATPLSATLNVQPVSVGCQAANGAAFFCDYVTKVITSNPIFGETPKDRQGLLYRGGLDITTTLDPRMQTAAETEVTSAIPASDPSGIENALVTVEPGTGKILAMAQNRPYDASLEAAPGTTAQNYSADQAHGSSRGFSPGSTWKPFLLAEWLRAGHTLNESVNANRREWNVGRDFTSSCTKLNVGEKWNPNNSDGQGKGSMTALAATTNSVNTAYADMASKLDLCSVASTAKSVGFAPSLTKDKGEVEVRPSMIIGTQNSSPLQMAAAFATFASGGTYCEPIAITRIVDPTGKELEVPSANCNPAALDPAVANTVTYALKNVMTDGSGKRSQLEGRESAGKTGTAQLNTHNWFVGYTPQLATAVWIGNAESDVQMRSNGRGRFTINGVSRQWWFGSDLAAPMWKNYMTTALEGMPVATFPEPDPKMLGQVQAPPTSTPTTPPGGSGDGNNGGGNGGGNGENGGGNGGGPGNGNGNGNGGGETGTPGGEQD; this is encoded by the coding sequence ATGGCTTCCCCTGCGCGTCCCCGTCGACAAGTCAACGCCTATCAGCTCATCGCCCTGCTGCTGGCGTTCGTCCTGGTCTCCGGCGTCGGCGGCGTGCTCGGCGCGGGCCTGCTGATCCCCCTCGCGGCGGGGGCCAGCCAGGCCACCGACAGCAGCGTCCAGATCTTCGAAGAGCTGCCCGACGAGCTCGAGCCAGGCCCCCTGGCGGAGCAGTCGCGCGTCTACGCGAACGACGGGACCACCCTGCTCGCGACCTTCTACCAGGAGAACCGCATCGTGGTCCCCCTGGGCGAGGTCTCGGACCACATGAAGAACGCCGTGGTCGCGACCGAGGACAAGCGCTTCTACGAGCACGGCGGGATCGACCCCGAGGGCACCCTGCGCGCTGCGTTCAACAACGCCTCGGGCGGCGCGAAGCAGGGCGGTTCCAGCCTGACGCAGCAGTACGTCAAGAACGTGCTCATCGAACAGGCCGTGCGCGCCGAGGACCCGATCGCCGTCGAGGCGGTCAAGGAGAGCAGCATCGAGCGCAAGGCCCGCGAGGCCAAGCTCGCGATCTCGCTCGAGCAGCGCATGACCAAGGACGAGATCCTCGAGGGATACCTCAACATCGCGCAGTTCGGCATCCGCGTCTACGGTGTCGAGACCGCCGCACGCCACTACTTCAACACGCACGCCGCCGACCTGAGCGTGGTCCAGGCCGCGACCATCGCCGGCGTGACGAACGCCCCGAGCGCGTACGACCCGGTCTCCAACCCGGTCGCCTCCGAGAAGCGGCGCAACCTCGTGCTCGGTCGCATGCTCGAGCAGGGGTACATCACGCAGCAGGAGCACGACGAGGCCGTCGCGACCCCCCTGTCCGCGACCCTCAACGTCCAGCCCGTGTCCGTGGGCTGCCAGGCCGCGAACGGCGCGGCCTTCTTCTGCGACTACGTCACCAAGGTCATCACCTCGAACCCGATCTTCGGCGAGACGCCCAAGGACCGCCAGGGCCTGCTCTACCGCGGTGGCCTCGACATCACCACGACGCTCGACCCCCGGATGCAGACCGCCGCCGAGACCGAGGTCACCTCGGCGATCCCCGCCTCCGACCCCAGCGGCATCGAGAACGCCCTCGTGACCGTCGAGCCCGGCACGGGCAAGATCCTCGCGATGGCCCAGAACCGGCCCTACGACGCATCGCTCGAGGCCGCCCCCGGGACCACGGCCCAGAACTACAGCGCGGACCAGGCGCACGGCTCGTCCCGCGGCTTCTCCCCCGGCTCGACGTGGAAGCCCTTCCTGCTCGCCGAGTGGCTGCGGGCCGGGCACACGCTCAACGAGTCGGTCAACGCGAACCGGCGCGAGTGGAACGTCGGGCGCGACTTCACGTCGTCGTGCACCAAGCTCAACGTCGGCGAGAAGTGGAACCCCAACAACTCCGACGGTCAGGGCAAGGGCAGCATGACGGCCTTGGCCGCGACGACCAACTCGGTCAACACCGCGTACGCCGACATGGCGAGCAAGCTCGACCTCTGCTCGGTGGCCAGCACCGCGAAGTCCGTCGGGTTCGCCCCCTCGCTCACGAAGGACAAGGGCGAGGTGGAGGTCCGCCCCTCCATGATCATCGGTACCCAGAACTCCTCGCCGCTGCAGATGGCGGCGGCGTTCGCGACCTTCGCGAGCGGCGGCACCTACTGCGAGCCCATCGCCATCACGCGCATCGTCGACCCGACCGGCAAGGAGCTCGAGGTGCCGTCGGCCAACTGCAACCCGGCCGCCCTCGACCCGGCGGTGGCGAACACCGTGACCTACGCCCTCAAGAACGTCATGACGGATGGATCGGGCAAGAGGTCGCAGCTCGAGGGACGCGAGAGCGCCGGGAAGACGGGCACCGCACAGCTCAACACCCACAACTGGTTCGTCGGCTACACGCCCCAGCTCGCGACGGCGGTCTGGATCGGGAACGCCGAGTCGGACGTCCAGATGCGCAGCAACGGCCGTGGCCGGTTCACCATCAACGGCGTGAGCAGGCAGTGGTGGTTCGGCTCCGACCTCGCGGCCCCCATGTGGAAGAACTACATGACCACGGCCCTCGAGGGCATGCCCGTGGCCACCTTCCCCGAGCCCGACCCCAAGATGCTCGGCCAGGTCCAGGCTCCCCCGACCAGCACTCCGACGACCCCGCCCGGCGGCAGCGGCGACGGCAACAACGGCGGCGGCAACGGTGGTGGCAACGGCGAGAACGGCGGCGGCAACGGCGGTGGGCCCGGCAACGGGAACGGCAACGGGAACGGCGGCGGCGAGACCGGCACGCCCGGCGGGGAGCAGGACTGA
- the prpB gene encoding methylisocitrate lyase: MLYSHVTPSDKRAALRARLAAGELLQLPGAFNPLSARLIEDKGFDGVYVSGAVISADLGLPDIGLTTLTEVATRAGQIARMTNLPAIVDADTGFGEPMNVARTVQTLEDAGVAGCHIEDQVNPKRCGHLDGKATVDLETATKRIRAAVDARRDPNFLVMARTDVRASLDGAAGLATAIDRAKALVDAGADAIFPEAMRDLAEFEAVAAAVDVPVLANMTEFGKSELFTREALADVGVQIVIYPVTLLRSAMGAAERTLDVIRETGTQDGVVGEMQTRARLYELVDYAGYNQFDTEIFTYRP; this comes from the coding sequence ATGCTGTACTCGCACGTGACGCCGTCGGACAAGCGTGCCGCGCTGCGCGCCCGGCTCGCGGCCGGCGAGCTGCTCCAGCTCCCCGGTGCGTTCAACCCGCTCTCTGCGCGCCTGATCGAGGACAAGGGCTTCGACGGCGTGTACGTCTCGGGGGCCGTGATCTCGGCGGACCTCGGGCTGCCGGACATCGGGCTCACGACCCTCACCGAGGTCGCGACCCGCGCGGGGCAGATCGCGCGCATGACGAACCTGCCCGCGATCGTCGACGCAGACACGGGCTTCGGCGAGCCCATGAACGTCGCGCGCACCGTCCAGACGCTCGAGGACGCGGGCGTCGCGGGCTGCCACATCGAGGACCAGGTCAACCCCAAGCGGTGCGGCCACCTCGACGGCAAGGCGACCGTCGACCTCGAGACCGCGACCAAGCGCATCCGCGCCGCGGTCGACGCCCGGCGCGACCCGAACTTCCTCGTCATGGCGCGCACCGACGTCCGGGCGAGCCTCGACGGCGCTGCGGGGCTGGCGACCGCGATCGACCGTGCGAAGGCGCTCGTCGACGCGGGCGCCGACGCGATCTTCCCCGAGGCCATGCGCGACCTCGCCGAGTTCGAGGCCGTGGCCGCTGCGGTCGACGTGCCCGTGCTCGCCAACATGACCGAGTTCGGCAAGTCCGAGCTGTTCACGCGAGAGGCGCTCGCGGACGTCGGCGTGCAGATCGTCATCTATCCCGTGACCCTCCTGCGTAGCGCGATGGGGGCCGCGGAGCGCACGCTGGACGTGATCCGGGAGACCGGTACGCAGGACGGGGTGGTCGGCGAGATGCAGACGCGCGCGCGGCTGTACGAGCTGGTGGACTACGCCGGCTACAACCAGTTCGACACCGAGATCTTCACGTACCGGCCGTAG
- a CDS encoding RidA family protein: MPGVVDARLAELGITLPDVAAPVAAYVPAVRTGRYVYTSGQLPFEAGSLPATGKVGDGEGLVAPSDAAGYARTCALNALAAVKAIVGDLDQVSRIVKVVGFVASDPSFTGQPAVINGASTVLGEIFGEAGVHARSAVGVAVLPLDAPVEVELVVELGEPSDARAA, encoded by the coding sequence GTGCCCGGGGTCGTCGACGCCCGGCTCGCCGAGCTGGGCATCACCCTGCCCGACGTCGCGGCGCCCGTCGCCGCGTACGTCCCCGCGGTGCGCACGGGCCGGTACGTGTACACCTCGGGCCAGCTCCCGTTCGAGGCCGGGTCCCTGCCGGCGACCGGCAAGGTCGGGGACGGCGAGGGCCTCGTCGCGCCGAGCGACGCGGCCGGGTACGCCCGGACGTGCGCGCTCAACGCGCTCGCTGCCGTCAAGGCGATCGTGGGGGACCTCGACCAGGTCTCCCGGATCGTCAAGGTCGTCGGGTTCGTGGCGAGCGACCCGTCGTTCACGGGTCAGCCGGCCGTGATCAACGGCGCCAGCACGGTCCTGGGCGAGATCTTCGGCGAGGCGGGCGTCCACGCACGCAGCGCGGTGGGCGTCGCGGTGCTCCCGCTCGACGCCCCGGTCGAGGTGGAGCTCGTCGTCGAGCTCGGCGAACCGTCGGACGCCCGAGCGGCCTGA
- a CDS encoding bifunctional 2-methylcitrate synthase/citrate synthase, with protein sequence MTTSTPSVGTPATTSGAATPAPAPEIRKGLAGVVVDTTSVSKVNPDTNSLLYRGYPVQELAARKSFEEVAYLLWHGELPTPEQLAEQTAVERAHRALPGAVRNAILELPTTCHPMDVCRTAVSVIGAHDPTAEDSSPEAEHAKALRLWAMLPAVVALDQRRRRGQQIVDPDEDLGYAENFLHMTFGEVPDECVVRAFEVSMILYAEHSFNASTFTARVITSTLSDLHSAVTGAIGALKGALHGGANEAVMATFAEIGTADRAAAWLDEALVDKRKIMGFGHRVYKHGDSRVPTMKKTLDDLVAHLGTDEATALDDLYDALEAAMTERKGILPNLDYPTGPAYHLMGFDTPTFTPLFVAARVVGWTAHVVEQRSANALIRPLSQYVGQAQREVP encoded by the coding sequence ATGACCACCAGCACCCCCAGCGTCGGGACGCCCGCGACCACCTCGGGAGCCGCGACCCCGGCCCCCGCGCCCGAGATCCGCAAGGGCCTCGCGGGCGTCGTCGTCGACACGACGTCGGTCTCCAAGGTCAACCCGGACACGAACTCGCTGCTCTACCGGGGCTACCCCGTGCAGGAGCTCGCCGCGCGCAAGAGCTTCGAGGAGGTCGCCTACCTCCTGTGGCACGGCGAGCTGCCGACCCCCGAGCAGCTCGCCGAGCAGACCGCGGTCGAGCGTGCCCACCGCGCGCTGCCCGGCGCCGTGCGCAACGCGATCCTCGAGCTCCCCACGACCTGCCATCCCATGGACGTGTGCCGCACCGCGGTCTCGGTCATCGGCGCGCACGACCCCACGGCCGAGGACTCGTCGCCCGAGGCGGAGCATGCCAAGGCCCTGCGGCTGTGGGCCATGCTGCCCGCCGTGGTCGCCCTCGACCAGCGCCGACGCCGTGGTCAGCAGATCGTCGACCCCGACGAGGACCTGGGCTACGCCGAGAACTTCCTCCACATGACCTTCGGCGAGGTGCCCGACGAGTGCGTCGTGCGGGCCTTCGAGGTCTCGATGATCCTGTACGCCGAGCACTCGTTCAACGCCTCGACGTTCACGGCCCGCGTCATCACCTCGACGCTGTCCGACCTGCACTCGGCCGTCACGGGCGCGATCGGCGCCCTCAAGGGGGCTCTGCACGGCGGCGCGAACGAGGCCGTCATGGCGACCTTCGCGGAGATCGGGACGGCCGACCGGGCAGCGGCCTGGCTCGACGAGGCGCTGGTCGACAAGCGCAAGATCATGGGCTTCGGCCACCGCGTCTACAAGCACGGCGACTCGCGCGTCCCGACCATGAAGAAGACGCTCGACGACCTCGTCGCGCACCTCGGGACCGACGAGGCGACCGCGCTCGACGACCTGTACGACGCGCTCGAAGCGGCCATGACCGAGCGCAAGGGCATCCTGCCGAACCTCGACTACCCGACCGGCCCCGCCTACCACCTCATGGGCTTCGACACCCCGACGTTCACGCCCCTGTTCGTCGCGGCGCGCGTCGTGGGCTGGACCGCGCACGTCGTCGAGCAGCGGTCCGCGAACGCCCTCATCCGCCCCCTCAGCCAGTACGTGGGGCAGGCGCAGCGCGAGGTGCCGTAG